A stretch of the Bordetella genomosp. 8 genome encodes the following:
- a CDS encoding ABC transporter ATP-binding protein — protein MNDSRYAASHVADSDEFVRVSDLVKIFGDTVAVRSVNLSVRRNELFALLGSSGCGKSTLLRMLAGFEEATSGQVLLDGEDITDMPPYRRPVNMMFQSYALFPHMTVEANVAFGLKQEGVDRAEIHDRVFEALNLVQMAGYSRRKPHQLSGGQQQRVALARSLVKRPKLLLLDEPMSALDKQIRQATQIELVRILEQVGVTCIMVTHDQEEAMTMANRLAVMTEGQIVQVGTPQDVYEFPNSRFVAGFIGSTNLFSGTIVVDEPDHVAIESDQLSRQLYVSHGVSEPLGMQVYVSIRPERIVVSRDQPESIYNWAHGAVTHMAWMGSYALYHIRLDSGMTVEATVPRQVFAQDDAPAIHEEVYVAWDAESATVLPS, from the coding sequence ATGAATGACAGCCGTTACGCGGCCTCCCACGTGGCGGATTCCGATGAATTCGTGCGCGTGTCGGATCTGGTGAAAATCTTCGGCGACACCGTCGCCGTGCGCTCGGTGAATCTGTCTGTCCGGCGCAACGAGCTGTTTGCCTTGCTGGGCAGCTCGGGCTGCGGCAAGTCCACCTTGCTGCGCATGCTGGCGGGCTTCGAGGAAGCCACCTCCGGCCAGGTGCTGCTGGACGGCGAGGACATCACCGACATGCCGCCGTACCGGCGCCCCGTCAACATGATGTTCCAGTCGTATGCGCTGTTCCCGCACATGACGGTGGAAGCCAACGTGGCCTTCGGGCTCAAGCAGGAAGGCGTGGACCGTGCCGAAATCCACGATCGCGTGTTCGAGGCGCTGAACCTGGTGCAGATGGCCGGTTATTCGCGCCGCAAGCCGCACCAGTTGTCCGGCGGACAGCAGCAGCGCGTCGCGCTGGCGCGCAGCCTGGTCAAGCGCCCCAAGCTGCTGCTGCTGGACGAACCCATGTCGGCGCTGGACAAGCAGATCCGCCAGGCCACGCAGATCGAGCTGGTGCGCATCCTGGAACAGGTCGGCGTGACCTGCATCATGGTCACGCACGACCAGGAAGAAGCCATGACCATGGCCAACCGGCTCGCGGTCATGACGGAAGGCCAGATCGTCCAGGTCGGCACGCCGCAGGACGTCTACGAATTCCCCAACTCGCGCTTCGTCGCCGGCTTCATCGGCAGCACGAACCTGTTTTCCGGCACCATCGTGGTCGACGAGCCCGACCACGTCGCCATCGAGTCCGACCAGCTGTCGCGCCAGTTGTACGTCAGCCATGGCGTGAGCGAACCGCTGGGCATGCAGGTATACGTATCGATCCGCCCGGAGCGCATCGTGGTGTCGCGCGACCAGCCGGAAAGCATCTACAACTGGGCGCATGGCGCCGTCACCCACATGGCCTGGATGGGCAGCTACGCGCTGTACCACATCCGCCTGGATTCCGGCATGACGGTGGAAGCCACCGTGCCCCGGCAGGTGTTCGCGCAGGATGACGCGCCGGCCATCCACGAAGAAGTCTACGTGGCCTGGGACGCGGAAAGCGCGACGGTGCTGCCTTCATGA
- a CDS encoding polyamine ABC transporter substrate-binding protein, producing the protein MGINSGAIAGARYAALALVALAVAGAAKAQENVVNVYNWAEYTAPDTIPGFERETGIKVRYDTYDNNDTLQAKLLTGKSGYDVVVPSTHYASRQLQGGLFQPLDKAKMPNLQYLDPEVMALVAQVDPGNKYFVPWGYGTNGLGYNVTKVQQIMGKDAPLNSWDMLFKPENAAKLKDCGISVLDEAAQVFPAVLHYIGKDPNSSNPDDYKAAFEVLKKIRPYIRQFSSSGYIDEMASGDLCMVYGFSGDVMIARDRARQNKQTFDVNYFIPQGGAPAWFDVMAVPKDAPHPENAMKFINYIETPQVHAAITNKMFYPNANKEARKYVVKDVADNPMIYPPADVSKTLYVIKAQPINILRLQTRMWAELKSGR; encoded by the coding sequence ATGGGTATCAACTCGGGTGCAATCGCGGGTGCACGCTACGCGGCGTTGGCTTTGGTGGCGCTGGCGGTGGCGGGCGCGGCCAAGGCGCAGGAAAACGTCGTCAACGTCTACAACTGGGCCGAATATACCGCGCCCGACACCATTCCCGGCTTCGAACGGGAAACCGGCATCAAGGTGCGCTACGACACCTACGACAACAACGACACCTTGCAGGCCAAGCTGCTGACCGGCAAGTCCGGCTACGACGTCGTCGTCCCGTCCACCCACTATGCCTCGCGCCAGCTGCAAGGCGGCCTGTTCCAGCCGCTGGACAAGGCCAAGATGCCCAACCTGCAATATCTGGATCCCGAGGTCATGGCCTTGGTGGCGCAGGTCGATCCCGGCAACAAGTACTTCGTGCCCTGGGGCTACGGCACCAATGGGCTGGGCTACAACGTCACCAAGGTCCAGCAGATCATGGGCAAGGATGCGCCGCTGAACAGTTGGGACATGCTGTTCAAGCCGGAAAATGCCGCCAAGCTCAAGGACTGCGGCATTTCGGTTCTCGACGAGGCCGCCCAGGTGTTCCCGGCCGTGCTGCACTATATCGGCAAGGATCCCAACAGCAGCAATCCGGACGACTACAAGGCCGCCTTCGAAGTTCTCAAGAAGATCCGCCCGTACATCCGGCAGTTCAGTTCGTCGGGCTATATCGATGAAATGGCCTCCGGCGATCTGTGCATGGTCTACGGGTTTTCCGGCGATGTCATGATCGCGCGCGACCGCGCCCGCCAGAACAAGCAGACCTTCGACGTCAATTACTTCATCCCGCAAGGCGGCGCGCCCGCCTGGTTCGACGTGATGGCCGTGCCCAAGGATGCGCCGCATCCCGAAAACGCGATGAAGTTCATCAACTACATCGAGACGCCGCAGGTGCACGCGGCGATCACCAACAAGATGTTCTACCCCAACGCCAACAAGGAAGCACGCAAGTACGTCGTCAAGGACGTGGCCGACAATCCCATGATCTATCCGCCGGCGGACGTTTCCAAGACGCTGTACGTCATCAAGGCGCAACCCATCAACATCCTGCGCCTGCAAACCCGCATGTGGGCCGAACTGAAGTCCGGGCGTTGA
- a CDS encoding 3-deoxy-D-manno-octulosonic acid kinase → MPADVRRLAWDGTRPGAMCFDVARIAQPGPELFDPGHYGEHASTVQAGGRQAAWFVDGGFGHGVLRHYRRGGMVARLSRQRYVWLGEARTRCFMEFQLLESLASQGLPVPAPLAAGYWRVGRLGYEAAILVARLPDVRPLAALLDQPVWDVAADAIARMHQAGVWHADLNAYNILVDARGKAWIIDFDRGRQGGVTRAGQRRNIERLRRSLEKVAGAAGLAFFQKLDHSYRERMARAPA, encoded by the coding sequence GTGCCGGCTGACGTGCGCCGGCTGGCGTGGGATGGCACGCGCCCTGGCGCCATGTGCTTTGACGTGGCGCGCATCGCGCAGCCAGGCCCGGAACTTTTCGATCCCGGTCACTATGGCGAGCACGCCAGCACGGTACAGGCGGGCGGCCGCCAGGCCGCCTGGTTCGTGGACGGCGGCTTCGGCCATGGCGTGCTGCGCCATTACCGGCGCGGCGGCATGGTCGCGCGGCTGAGCCGGCAGCGCTACGTATGGCTGGGCGAGGCGCGCACCCGCTGCTTCATGGAATTCCAGTTGCTGGAATCCCTGGCATCGCAAGGCCTGCCCGTGCCCGCGCCCCTGGCCGCGGGCTATTGGCGGGTGGGGCGCCTGGGCTACGAGGCCGCCATCCTGGTGGCGCGCCTGCCGGACGTGCGGCCGTTGGCCGCCTTGCTGGACCAGCCGGTGTGGGACGTGGCGGCCGATGCCATCGCGCGCATGCACCAGGCCGGCGTCTGGCACGCCGACCTGAACGCGTACAACATCCTGGTGGACGCGCGCGGCAAGGCCTGGATCATCGATTTCGACCGCGGCCGGCAAGGCGGGGTGACACGCGCCGGCCAACGCCGCAACATCGAACGGCTGCGCCGTTCCCTGGAAAAAGTCGCCGGGGCGGCGGGGCTCGCGTTCTTCCAGAAATTGGACCATTCCTACAGAGAGCGAATGGCGCGGGCGCCGGCCTGA
- a CDS encoding group II truncated hemoglobin, with translation MTTTTRVEPIFEPLDHTRTIFELLGGEDAVRTLVNRFYDLMDMEEDFTALRAAHGPSLDSAREKLFLFLCGYFGGPDHYVQRYGHPRLRARHLPFSIGEIERDQWVACMGRAMQDLQVPAPLADRLLHAFYGTADWMRNRAG, from the coding sequence ATGACTACCACCACGCGGGTCGAACCCATCTTCGAGCCCCTGGACCATACCCGCACGATTTTCGAGCTGCTGGGCGGCGAGGACGCCGTGCGCACCCTGGTCAACCGCTTCTATGACCTGATGGACATGGAAGAAGATTTCACCGCGCTGCGGGCGGCCCATGGTCCCAGCCTGGATTCCGCGCGCGAAAAGCTTTTCCTGTTCCTGTGTGGCTATTTCGGCGGGCCGGATCATTACGTCCAGCGCTACGGCCATCCACGCCTGCGCGCGCGCCACCTGCCGTTTTCCATCGGCGAGATCGAGCGCGACCAGTGGGTGGCCTGCATGGGCCGCGCCATGCAGGACCTGCAAGTCCCCGCGCCCCTGGCGGATCGTCTTCTCCATGCGTTCTATGGCACCGCGGACTGGATGCGCAACCGTGCCGGCTGA
- a CDS encoding ABC transporter permease yields the protein MHDTSAARPYAAAPAAVATGLASNIRLGARTLLRDWRSGELRLLLVALIVAVAAVTSVGFLADRVGRALERDAAQMLGGDIVLDADEPVPPAFERQAVDLGLRLVHTYQFPSMASADQAAQLVSLKAVDEGYPLRGSLRTAVAPAGAESATRGIPERGTVWVDPQLLAALRLKMGDTIALGDSRFRISRVVTYEPDRGMSFVNLSPRVLMRADELPATGLLAPGSRVDYGLLAAGDAPAVSAYKQWLGTHLQRGQRLATVESGRPEIRRVLDRAQRFLSLVALLAVLISAVAVALAATRFMLRHRDGIAVMRCLGATQAQVTRVLSVEFVLVGLAGSVLGGLAGYVVHLGLLSMLGRMAGVDLPPPSVIPAAQGLATGMWLLLGFALPSLAQLRHVPPARVLRRDAAGVRMGSVLGYAVGAIGFALLIWWFAGDAQLGAVVAGGFLGAFAAYALVAWLCVQALARLRRAANGMPALRFALAGVVRRRAATVTQVCALAIGLMALLLLAMTRTDLIAGWQRTLPPDAPNRFLINIQPDQREAVAAALTGAGVADVTLFPMIRGRLVAVNGRQVSSADYTEDRARRLVDREFNLSYADRMPSYNVLQSGRWMAPDSREVSMESGISRTLGLNMGDKLTFDIAGQQVDVTVTSMRGVDWDTMRANFFAMLSPGVLADAPQSWITSFRLPPGQAGLLPALVQRFPNLTVFDVDAILRQLQDVLDQVAQAVQLLFGFTLAAGVLVLTAALAATRDERVREAAVLRALGATRQQLARAQRIELLAVGGLAGVLAAAGASAVAWALSQRVFDFDVTFSLWPWLAGAAAGMLGAWAGGALALRGVLRTPPLVTLREAT from the coding sequence ATGCACGATACATCCGCCGCTCGTCCATACGCCGCCGCTCCCGCGGCCGTAGCCACAGGCCTGGCTTCCAACATCCGGCTGGGGGCGCGCACGCTGCTGCGCGACTGGCGCTCGGGCGAGTTGCGGCTGCTGCTGGTCGCGCTGATCGTCGCCGTGGCGGCGGTGACCAGTGTCGGCTTCCTGGCCGATCGCGTGGGTCGCGCGCTGGAGCGCGACGCCGCCCAGATGCTGGGCGGCGACATCGTGCTGGACGCCGACGAACCCGTTCCGCCGGCTTTCGAGCGCCAGGCCGTGGACCTCGGGCTGCGACTCGTCCACACCTATCAGTTTCCATCGATGGCGTCGGCCGACCAGGCGGCGCAACTGGTCTCGCTGAAAGCGGTGGACGAAGGCTATCCCCTGCGCGGCAGCCTGCGCACGGCCGTCGCGCCCGCCGGCGCGGAAAGCGCCACGCGGGGCATACCCGAACGCGGCACCGTCTGGGTGGATCCGCAACTGCTGGCCGCGCTGCGCCTGAAAATGGGCGACACGATCGCGCTGGGTGACAGCCGCTTTCGCATTTCGCGCGTCGTTACCTACGAACCGGATCGCGGTATGTCGTTCGTCAACCTGTCGCCGCGCGTCCTGATGCGCGCCGACGAGTTGCCCGCCACCGGCCTGCTGGCACCCGGCAGCCGCGTCGACTACGGCCTGCTCGCGGCCGGCGACGCGCCGGCCGTATCGGCATACAAGCAGTGGCTGGGCACCCATCTGCAACGCGGGCAGCGGCTGGCCACCGTCGAGTCGGGGCGGCCGGAAATCCGCCGGGTGCTGGATCGCGCCCAGCGCTTCCTGTCGCTGGTCGCCTTGCTCGCCGTTTTGATCTCCGCCGTGGCGGTGGCCCTGGCCGCGACGCGCTTCATGCTGCGGCATCGGGATGGCATCGCGGTCATGCGCTGCCTGGGCGCCACGCAAGCGCAGGTGACGCGCGTGCTGTCCGTCGAGTTCGTGCTTGTCGGCCTGGCCGGATCGGTGCTGGGCGGGCTGGCGGGCTATGTCGTCCATCTGGGGCTGTTGTCCATGCTGGGCCGCATGGCCGGCGTGGACCTGCCGCCGCCATCCGTCATCCCAGCCGCCCAGGGCCTGGCCACCGGCATGTGGTTGCTGCTGGGCTTCGCCCTGCCGTCCCTGGCCCAGTTGCGTCACGTCCCGCCCGCGCGGGTCCTGCGCCGCGATGCCGCCGGGGTGCGCATGGGCAGCGTGCTGGGCTATGCCGTGGGCGCCATCGGCTTCGCGCTGCTGATCTGGTGGTTCGCCGGCGACGCGCAACTGGGCGCGGTGGTGGCTGGTGGCTTCCTCGGCGCTTTCGCGGCCTACGCGCTGGTCGCCTGGCTGTGCGTGCAGGCCCTGGCGCGCCTGCGGCGTGCCGCCAACGGCATGCCGGCGCTGCGTTTCGCGCTGGCCGGCGTGGTGCGGCGGCGCGCGGCCACGGTCACGCAGGTGTGCGCTTTGGCCATCGGCCTGATGGCGCTGTTGCTGCTGGCCATGACACGCACCGACCTGATCGCCGGCTGGCAGCGCACGCTGCCGCCCGACGCCCCCAACCGCTTCCTGATCAATATCCAGCCCGACCAACGCGAGGCCGTCGCCGCCGCGCTGACGGGCGCCGGCGTCGCCGACGTCACGTTGTTTCCCATGATCCGCGGCCGCCTCGTCGCGGTGAACGGCCGGCAGGTGTCCTCGGCGGACTACACGGAAGATCGCGCCCGCCGGCTGGTGGACCGCGAATTCAACCTGTCGTACGCCGATCGCATGCCGTCCTACAACGTCCTCCAGTCGGGCCGCTGGATGGCGCCGGATTCGCGCGAAGTGTCCATGGAATCCGGCATTTCCCGCACCCTGGGCCTGAACATGGGCGACAAGCTGACCTTCGACATCGCGGGCCAGCAGGTCGACGTCACGGTCACCAGCATGCGGGGCGTGGACTGGGACACGATGCGGGCCAATTTCTTCGCCATGCTGTCGCCCGGCGTGCTGGCCGATGCGCCGCAGAGCTGGATCACGTCTTTCCGCCTGCCGCCGGGGCAGGCCGGCTTGCTGCCGGCGCTGGTCCAGCGCTTCCCCAACCTGACCGTGTTCGATGTGGACGCCATCCTGCGCCAATTGCAGGACGTGCTGGACCAGGTCGCGCAGGCGGTGCAGCTGCTGTTCGGCTTCACCCTGGCGGCCGGCGTGCTGGTGCTGACAGCGGCGCTTGCCGCCACCCGCGACGAACGCGTGCGCGAAGCCGCCGTGCTGCGCGCACTGGGCGCCACCCGGCAGCAACTGGCCCGCGCCCAGCGCATCGAGTTGCTGGCGGTGGGTGGGCTGGCTGGCGTACTCGCCGCGGCTGGCGCCAGCGCGGTCGCCTGGGCGCTGTCGCAGCGGGTCTTCGATTTCGACGTCACCTTCAGCCTGTGGCCATGGCTGGCAGGCGCCGCCGCGGGCATGCTGGGCGCCTGGGCCGGCGGCGCGCTGGCCTTGCGCGGCGTACTCCGCACGCCGCCACTGGTCACCCTGAGAGAAGCAACATGA
- the radA gene encoding DNA repair protein RadA codes for MAKSRTVYVCAECGGTSPKWQGKCPHCGAWNTLSETLEAAAPGAAASHRYAPLAASSPVRSLAEIEAREVPRQPTGLDEFDRVLGGGLVAGAVVLIGGDPGIGKSTLLLQALASLSETANVLYVTGEESAEQVALRARRLGLSTGNVNLLAEIRLEAIQAAVTEQKPSVAVIDSIQTLYSGELTAAPGSVSQVRECAAQLTRLAKQTGIAIVMIGHVTKDGALAGPRVLEHIVDTVLYFEGDTHSSFRLVRAFKNRFGAVNELGVFAMTDRGLRGVANPSALFLSQHDRQVAGSCVMVTQEGTRPLLVEIQALVDGVQGSNPRRLTVGLESNRLAMLLAVLHRHAGVVTSDQDVFVNAVGGVRITEPAADLPVLLSIISSLRDRPLPRGLVAFGEVGLAGEIRPAPRGQERLREAAKLGFSVALIPKANAPRQPIEGLEVWAVDRLEHALDRLKNG; via the coding sequence ATGGCCAAATCACGAACCGTCTACGTCTGCGCCGAATGCGGCGGCACCAGCCCGAAATGGCAGGGCAAGTGCCCGCATTGCGGCGCCTGGAACACCCTGTCGGAAACCCTGGAAGCCGCCGCCCCCGGGGCGGCCGCGTCGCATCGCTATGCGCCGTTGGCGGCGTCCAGCCCGGTGCGCAGCCTGGCCGAGATCGAAGCGCGCGAAGTACCGCGCCAGCCCACCGGACTGGACGAGTTCGACCGGGTGCTGGGCGGCGGCCTGGTGGCCGGTGCCGTCGTGCTGATCGGGGGGGACCCCGGCATCGGCAAGTCCACCTTGCTGCTGCAGGCCCTGGCATCGCTGTCCGAAACCGCCAACGTGCTGTATGTCACCGGCGAAGAATCGGCCGAACAGGTGGCGCTGCGTGCGCGCCGTCTGGGCCTGAGCACCGGCAACGTCAATCTGCTGGCGGAAATCCGCCTGGAAGCCATCCAGGCCGCCGTCACCGAGCAGAAGCCGTCCGTGGCGGTCATCGACTCGATACAGACGCTGTACAGCGGCGAACTCACCGCCGCGCCCGGCTCGGTTTCCCAAGTGCGCGAGTGCGCCGCCCAATTGACGCGGCTGGCCAAGCAGACCGGCATCGCCATCGTGATGATCGGCCACGTCACCAAGGATGGCGCGCTGGCGGGCCCGCGGGTGCTGGAACACATCGTCGACACGGTGCTGTATTTCGAAGGGGACACGCACTCGTCCTTCCGCCTGGTGCGCGCCTTCAAGAACCGCTTCGGCGCCGTCAACGAACTGGGCGTGTTCGCGATGACCGATCGCGGCCTGCGCGGCGTGGCGAATCCGTCGGCGCTGTTCCTGTCGCAGCACGATCGCCAGGTGGCGGGCTCCTGCGTGATGGTCACGCAGGAAGGAACGCGTCCGCTGCTGGTGGAAATCCAGGCCCTGGTCGATGGCGTGCAGGGTTCCAATCCCAGGCGGCTGACGGTGGGCCTGGAAAGCAATCGGCTGGCGATGCTGCTGGCGGTGCTGCATCGGCATGCCGGCGTGGTCACCTCGGACCAGGACGTCTTCGTCAACGCGGTCGGCGGCGTGCGCATCACCGAGCCGGCGGCGGACCTGCCGGTATTGCTTTCCATCATCTCGTCGCTACGCGACAGGCCCTTGCCGCGCGGCCTGGTCGCCTTCGGCGAAGTCGGCCTGGCCGGCGAAATCCGTCCCGCGCCGCGCGGCCAGGAACGCCTGCGCGAAGCCGCCAAGCTGGGCTTCAGCGTTGCGCTGATTCCCAAGGCCAACGCGCCACGGCAGCCGATCGAAGGATTGGAGGTATGGGCCGTGGATCGCCTGGAACATGCGCTGGACAGATTGAAGAACGGGTAA
- a CDS encoding SDR family oxidoreductase: MKDKCVLITGATKGIGWALTRRLADMGCHVVGIARHTGDVDFPGYLYACDLSDAGKTEETLREIRDKYPVDAVVNNVGLVLPQPLGAIELASLYNVLDLNVRVAVQVAQAFVESMKVRRAGRIVNVVSRAIHGGYDRTSYSAAKNALVGCTRSWALELAEYGITVNAVSPGPIETELFRASRPVGSDAEKRILSGIPMKRIGAPADVAAAIAFLLSDDASYITGQILAVDGGGSIAGR; the protein is encoded by the coding sequence ATGAAAGATAAATGCGTGCTCATAACGGGCGCCACCAAGGGAATCGGTTGGGCGTTGACGCGCCGTCTGGCGGACATGGGTTGCCATGTCGTCGGCATCGCCCGCCACACCGGCGATGTCGATTTTCCGGGCTATCTCTATGCCTGCGACCTGTCGGACGCCGGCAAGACGGAAGAAACGCTGCGCGAAATACGCGACAAGTATCCGGTCGACGCCGTGGTCAACAACGTCGGCCTGGTATTGCCCCAGCCGCTGGGGGCCATCGAACTGGCGTCGCTGTACAACGTGCTGGACCTGAACGTGCGCGTCGCCGTGCAGGTTGCCCAGGCCTTCGTCGAATCGATGAAGGTGCGGCGCGCCGGCCGCATCGTCAACGTCGTCAGCCGCGCGATCCACGGCGGTTATGACCGCACCAGCTATTCCGCCGCCAAGAACGCCCTGGTCGGGTGTACGCGCAGCTGGGCACTCGAATTGGCGGAATACGGCATCACCGTGAACGCGGTGTCGCCCGGACCCATCGAAACCGAACTGTTCCGCGCCAGCCGTCCGGTCGGCAGCGATGCCGAAAAGCGCATCCTGTCGGGTATCCCGATGAAGCGTATCGGCGCGCCCGCCGACGTCGCCGCGGCGATCGCCTTCCTGCTGTCGGACGACGCCAGCTATATCACCGGCCAGATCCTGGCGGTGGATGGCGGCGGCAGCATCGCGGGGCGCTAG
- a CDS encoding tripartite tricarboxylate transporter substrate binding protein: MKFRLPLQGFSLKAVMFGCSLLAASAAVTAQAQSSAADKYPDHPIKLVVGYAPGGGNDVAARLLAKELAKIIHGNIVVENRPGAGTNIGASYVARSAPDGYTLSLSSTALAINVTLYKKLDYDAVKDFEPVAIFAEAPNLLLVNPKLPVKSVSDLIAYGKAHPGKLNFSSAGSGSTQHLAGELFKKIGGFDATHIPYKGSAPALTAVIGGEADFTFINIPSSKQLIESGQLRALAITSAKRFPAVPNIPTMEEAGVKGMNVATWYSIVAPAGTPQPIVDKLNKAVNQAMTEPELRQRFEDLGMAPMNESPAFFKKFLADEITRWRVIVQESHASVD, encoded by the coding sequence ATGAAGTTCCGCTTACCCCTGCAAGGCTTTTCGCTCAAGGCCGTGATGTTCGGCTGTTCGCTGCTGGCGGCTTCCGCCGCCGTGACCGCACAGGCGCAGTCCTCGGCCGCCGACAAGTACCCCGACCATCCCATCAAGCTGGTGGTCGGCTACGCGCCCGGCGGCGGCAACGATGTCGCCGCGCGCCTGCTCGCCAAGGAACTGGCGAAGATCATCCACGGCAACATCGTGGTGGAAAACCGGCCCGGCGCCGGCACCAATATCGGCGCGTCGTATGTCGCGCGCTCCGCGCCGGACGGCTATACGCTGTCGCTGTCGTCGACGGCGCTGGCGATCAACGTCACGCTGTACAAGAAGCTGGACTATGACGCGGTCAAGGATTTCGAGCCGGTGGCGATCTTCGCCGAGGCGCCCAACCTGCTGCTGGTCAATCCCAAGCTGCCCGTCAAGTCGGTCAGCGACCTGATCGCCTACGGCAAGGCACACCCGGGCAAGCTGAATTTCTCCTCTGCCGGCAGCGGCAGTACCCAGCACCTGGCCGGCGAGCTGTTCAAGAAGATCGGCGGTTTCGACGCCACGCACATCCCGTACAAGGGATCCGCGCCGGCGCTCACCGCCGTCATCGGCGGCGAGGCGGACTTCACCTTCATCAACATTCCCAGCAGCAAGCAGCTGATCGAAAGCGGCCAGTTGAGGGCCCTGGCGATCACCAGCGCCAAGCGCTTTCCCGCCGTGCCCAACATCCCCACCATGGAAGAAGCGGGCGTCAAGGGCATGAACGTGGCGACCTGGTATTCCATCGTCGCGCCCGCCGGCACGCCGCAGCCCATCGTCGACAAGCTGAACAAGGCGGTCAACCAGGCCATGACGGAGCCCGAGCTGCGCCAGCGCTTCGAAGACCTGGGCATGGCGCCGATGAACGAATCGCCGGCGTTCTTCAAGAAATTCCTGGCCGACGAGATCACGCGGTGGCGCGTCATCGTCCAGGAATCCCACGCGTCGGTGGATTGA
- a CDS encoding alpha-hydroxy acid oxidase produces MASQTRPRALERIFSLDDFQRQARRRLPRAVYEYVAGGTEDTHTLRENRAVFEEHLLVTRVMRDVSRRSVATNLFGEQWSAPFGICPMGLSALAAYRGDVALARAAQAFHIPMIVSGTSTIRMEDVYAANPDAWFQAYLPGDIERTMPLVERVKAAGYRTLVLTFDTFIGASRENQVRAGFTTPLRPSLSLAWDGLSHPGWLAKVFLRTLLRTGMPHFENSFATRGAPIISATAIRDHAPKDHMDWERFSLIRESWRGKLIVKGLLHPEDCRIARDRGADGIIVSNHGGRQLDGSPSSVRMLPAVIAALESSGPRIPVMVDGGFRRGTDVIKALALGADFVFVGRPFNFANVVAGEAGVLHAAKLLRDEVFRALGMVGYNAIAELAHARDDGVLLAAGPAVRRL; encoded by the coding sequence ATGGCATCGCAGACCAGACCCAGGGCACTCGAGCGCATTTTTTCCCTAGACGATTTCCAGCGGCAGGCGCGCCGCCGCCTGCCGCGCGCCGTCTACGAATACGTGGCCGGCGGCACCGAAGACACGCACACCCTGCGGGAGAACCGCGCGGTGTTCGAGGAGCATCTCCTGGTGACCCGCGTGATGCGCGACGTGTCCCGGCGATCCGTGGCCACCAACCTGTTCGGCGAACAGTGGTCGGCGCCTTTCGGCATCTGCCCCATGGGCCTGTCGGCGCTGGCCGCCTACCGCGGCGACGTTGCCCTGGCGCGCGCCGCGCAGGCCTTCCATATCCCCATGATCGTCAGCGGCACGTCGACGATACGCATGGAAGACGTCTACGCCGCCAACCCGGATGCCTGGTTCCAGGCCTACCTGCCCGGCGATATCGAACGCACGATGCCGCTGGTGGAGCGCGTGAAGGCAGCCGGGTACCGGACCCTGGTCCTGACCTTCGACACCTTCATCGGCGCCAGCCGGGAAAACCAGGTCCGCGCCGGGTTCACGACGCCGCTGCGGCCCAGCCTGTCGCTGGCCTGGGATGGGCTGTCGCACCCGGGCTGGCTGGCCAAGGTGTTCCTGCGCACGCTGCTGCGCACCGGCATGCCGCATTTCGAGAACTCCTTCGCGACCCGTGGCGCCCCGATCATTTCCGCGACCGCGATACGCGACCACGCGCCCAAGGACCATATGGACTGGGAGCGCTTTTCCCTGATACGCGAATCCTGGCGCGGCAAGCTGATCGTCAAGGGCCTGCTGCATCCCGAGGATTGCCGCATCGCCCGCGATCGCGGCGCCGACGGGATCATCGTATCCAACCACGGCGGGCGCCAGCTGGACGGCAGCCCGTCGTCGGTACGCATGCTGCCGGCCGTCATCGCCGCGCTGGAGAGCTCGGGCCCGCGCATTCCCGTGATGGTGGATGGCGGCTTCCGGCGCGGCACGGATGTCATCAAGGCACTGGCCCTGGGCGCGGATTTCGTCTTCGTCGGCCGGCCGTTCAACTTCGCCAACGTCGTCGCCGGCGAGGCCGGCGTGCTGCACGCCGCCAAGCTGTTGCGCGACGAGGTTTTCCGCGCGCTGGGGATGGTCGGATACAACGCCATCGCGGAACTCGCACATGCGCGCGACGATGGCGTCCTGCTTGCGGCCGGGCCGGCTGTCCGCCGCCTTTGA